The Maritimibacter sp. DP1N21-5 DNA window GCCCGCAAAGCTGCAAGATAAACCGTTGTTTTCGCGGGCAATTGGGTCTGAATTGCTGACCTTTATGTGGGGGTTCGGGGCCGGTTTTCAAGTCCGGCCCCGCAGGTGTCGCCTATCCCAGAACGGTTTGAACCGCCTTGGCGGTTTTCTGGGCGATCTCGTCGGCCTCTGCTTCGGTCAGGCAGAAGGGCGGCGCGAAACCGAGGATATCGCCCTGCGGCATGGCGCGTCCGATGACACCCTCTTTCAGGAGCGCGGCCGCCACGTTCGGCCCGACCTTTTCGCTGGCGTCGAAAAACGTCCGCGTTTCCGGGTCCTTCACGAATTCGACCGCGCAGAGCAGCCCCTCACCCCGCACGTCGCCGACATGTGGGTGATCGCCCAGCACCGATTTCAGCGCAGCCTTGAAATAGGCGCCGACCTTTCCGGCGTTCTCGACCAGGTTGAGTTTGTCGATGAGCTCGAGGTTCGCAACCCCCGCCGCCGCCCCGATAGGATGCGCGGAATAGGTCCAGCCGTGGCCGATGGGGCCGTTTTCACCCGTGCCCTGCTCCAGAACCTTCCACATCTTGTCCGACACGATCGACCCCGACAGCGGCGCGTAAGCCGAGGTCAGACCCTTGGCGATGGTGATGAGGTCGGGCTTCATCCCGTAGTGGTCCGAACCGAACATGGAGCCCAACCGCCCGAAACCGGTGACGACCTCATCCGCGATGAGCAGGATGTCGTGCTTGTCGAGCACGGTCTGGATCGCGGCCCAGTAGCCTTCGGGCGGTGGAACCAGCCCCCCGGTGCCCAGCGCGGGCTCGCCGATGAAGGCCGCGATCTTGTCCGCCCCTTCCCGCGCAATGAGCGCCTCAAGTTCCTCCACGCAATGCGCCACGAAATCCGCCTCGGTCATGTCGTGGTTCGGACGGCGATAGTAATAGGGTGCCTCGGTGTGGATCACCTGGGACAGAGGCAGGTCGAATTTCTTGTGGAACAGCTCGAGCCCGGTCAGCGACCCGGTCATCAGGCCCGAGCCGTGATAGCCGCGCCAGCGCGAAATGATCTTCTTCTTCTCGGGGCGTCCGAGGATGTTGTTGTAATACCAGACGAGCTTGATATTCGTCTCGTTCGCGTCCGACCCGGAAAGCCCGAAGTAAACCTTCGACATATGTTTCGGCGCACGGTCGAGCACCATCTTGGCAAGCGTGATGGAGGCTTCGGTGCCATGCCCGACATAGGCGTGGTAGTAGGCCAGTTCCTTCGCCTGTTTCGCGATCGCCTCGGTGATCTCCGGCCGGCCGTAGCCCACGTTCACGCAATAAAGCCCGGCAAAGGCGTCGAGCAGGCGGTTGCCGTCGCGGTCGGTGATGTGCACACCTTCGCCGCCCGTGATGATCCGGTTCGGCGCATCGCCCCGGGCGAAGTCGGCGAGATGGGTCGAGGGATGGAAGAAATTCTCGCGGTCCCAGCGGTCGAGTTGGTCGTTGTTGAGCATTGTCTTGTCCTGTTTGTTGTCCTGACCTGCGTAATGCAGGCTTGTCCTTTTCAAATATTATCGCCGCATTCTTGGGTGTCAGAGCTGGCTTTCCTTGTCGTGATCCAACATCACGCCCAATCGCGGCAGACGTATTTGATCTCCATGAACTCCTCCATGCCGCGCCGCGCGCCTTCCCGCCCCAGCCCCGACTGCTTGGTCCCGCCGAAGGGGATCGGCGCGCCAGTGACCTTGGTGCGGTTCACGGCGACCATGCCGTATTGGAGCGCACGGCTCAGCCGGTAGATCCGGCGCGGATCGGTGGCGTGGACGTAAGCGACAAGCCCGTATTCCGTGTCGTTCGCGCGCATCACGACTTCCTCTTCCGTGTCGAAGGGCGTGATCGCGGCCACAGGACCGAAGGTTTCCTCCCGCATAATCGCCGCCGTGTCCGGCACGTCCCGAAGGACCGTCGGCGCATAGAAGAGGTCCCCCTGCGCCAACCGCTTGCCGCCAATCACCAGCTTCGCGCCCTCCTCGAGCGCGTCGGCCACATGCTCCTCCTGCTTCTCCACGGCGCGCGCGTTCATCAGCGGGCCGATGTCCGGGTCGTCCATGCCCCGCCCGACGGTGAGCGCCTTGGTCGCCTCGGTGAACTTCGCCACGAAGCTGTCGTAGACGGAGCGTTCGACATAGATCCGGTTCGCTCCCAGACAATCCTGCCCCGAGGTCGCCCATTTGGCTTTCATGACCTCGACGACCGCCTCGTCCAGATCGGCATCGGCAAAGACGATCACCGGCGCATGGCCGCCCAGTTCCATGACGAGTTTCTTCACCGTGCCGGCGCACTGACCATAAAGAAGCCGCCCGACCTCGGTCGAGCCGGTGAAGGACAGCGCCCGCACTCGGGTGTCCTGCGTCCAA harbors:
- a CDS encoding NAD-dependent succinate-semialdehyde dehydrogenase, translating into MLDTAIPSKVDITDKRLLRSFAYIGGKWCAASDGATFNVTDPATGAFLGEVAQMNASDATGAVDAAQAAFAGWSMMLPQERSAILRRWFDLMLMHKEDLARIMVLEQGKPISEARGEIDYAASFVEFYAEEAKRPNIEGVTSHLHDAEVELWLEPVGVVALITPWNFPAAMLTRKAAAALAAGATVVAHPSHETPFSALALAELAERAGVPAGVFNVVTGHAPTVVEPWTQDTRVRALSFTGSTEVGRLLYGQCAGTVKKLVMELGGHAPVIVFADADLDEAVVEVMKAKWATSGQDCLGANRIYVERSVYDSFVAKFTEATKALTVGRGMDDPDIGPLMNARAVEKQEEHVADALEEGAKLVIGGKRLAQGDLFYAPTVLRDVPDTAAIMREETFGPVAAITPFDTEEEVVMRANDTEYGLVAYVHATDPRRIYRLSRALQYGMVAVNRTKVTGAPIPFGGTKQSGLGREGARRGMEEFMEIKYVCRDWA
- a CDS encoding aspartate aminotransferase family protein translates to MLNNDQLDRWDRENFFHPSTHLADFARGDAPNRIITGGEGVHITDRDGNRLLDAFAGLYCVNVGYGRPEITEAIAKQAKELAYYHAYVGHGTEASITLAKMVLDRAPKHMSKVYFGLSGSDANETNIKLVWYYNNILGRPEKKKIISRWRGYHGSGLMTGSLTGLELFHKKFDLPLSQVIHTEAPYYYRRPNHDMTEADFVAHCVEELEALIAREGADKIAAFIGEPALGTGGLVPPPEGYWAAIQTVLDKHDILLIADEVVTGFGRLGSMFGSDHYGMKPDLITIAKGLTSAYAPLSGSIVSDKMWKVLEQGTGENGPIGHGWTYSAHPIGAAAGVANLELIDKLNLVENAGKVGAYFKAALKSVLGDHPHVGDVRGEGLLCAVEFVKDPETRTFFDASEKVGPNVAAALLKEGVIGRAMPQGDILGFAPPFCLTEAEADEIAQKTAKAVQTVLG